A window from Salvia miltiorrhiza cultivar Shanhuang (shh) chromosome 2, IMPLAD_Smil_shh, whole genome shotgun sequence encodes these proteins:
- the LOC131007922 gene encoding uncharacterized protein LOC131007922, with the protein MYIPLLLDLHRHPRQDYFDDIRDEGAEEGDDIRDEGAEEGDVPRDDNVTQSPYVPQFTQFECGSTSFLGTDAEIPRFSNPIDQMRACFDYMGEEMVSFGEPSQRIEAPVLPRRSTRQRFSSQQLESPYAASGEPRLVSTKELDNFRSFLNGNDSGATVLESNHNLSKNWFKNILKPDASLHQDVSFGVVHIVLAIQVDASGFSSPIC; encoded by the exons ATGTACATTCCCCTGCTCCTCGACCTACACCGACATCCGAGGCAAGACTATTTTGATGATATACGAGACGAGGGTGCCGAGGAAGGCGATGATATACGAGATGAGGGTGCCGAGGAAGGCGATGTTCCTCGTGATGATAATGTGACACAATCGCCATATGTTCCTCAGTTTACTCAGTTTGAGTGTGGGAGCACATCTTTTTTGGGCACTGATGCCGAGATCCCTCGTTTCTCCAACCCAATTGATCAAAtgagagcatgttttgattACATGGGAGAG GAGATGGTTAGTTTTGGAGAGCCCTCCCAACGCATTGAGGCGCCGGTATTGCCCCGTAGAAGTACACGTCAGAGATTCTCATCTCAACAGTTGGAGTCCCCGTATGCTGCATCTGGAGAACCCAGACTAGTTTCAACAAAGGAGTTGGATAACTTCAGGTCCTTCCTTAATGGAAACGATTCTGGGGCAACCGTGCTGGAAAGTAACCATAATCTATCGAAGAATTGGTTCAAGAACATACTGAAGCCTGATGCTTCTCTTCATCAGGATGTTA GTTTTGGAGTTGTTCATATTGTGCTTGCAATCCAAGTTGATGCATCGGGTTTCTCTTCTCCCATTTGTTAA